A genomic segment from Gadus morhua chromosome 4, gadMor3.0, whole genome shotgun sequence encodes:
- the LOC115542658 gene encoding protein-methionine sulfoxide oxidase mical3a isoform X2 — MGDGAKADPGSHDAHELFDELVGATTCRATLRAFGLLCDHLGVPGGAVPGDPRQWPFYHTVKHRLNYWKANALWAKLDKRAALPEYMTGRACAGTTCVVIGAGPVGLRTAVELAFMGARVVLVEKRDAFSRNNVLHLWPFTIHDLRGLGAKKFYGKFCGASIDHISIRQLQLILLKVALLLGVEVHVNVEFKQLVEPPGSQEHHKAGWRLEVHPKTHPVSQLDVDVVIGADGRRNTLPGFKRKEFRGKLAIAITANFMNRHTTAEAKVQEISGVAFIFNQRFFQELRQETGIDLENIVYYKDDTHYFVMTAKKQSLLEKGVILQDHADTELLLSRGNVDQNALQAYAREAAGFSTGHRLPSLDFAMNHYGQADVAMFDFTCMYASETAAMVRRRHDRPLLLTLVGDSLLEPFWPIGTGIARGFLAALDSTWMIRSWAQGTAPLEALAARESVYRLLPQTTPENMHRNISQYTVDPATRYPNYNPLLISPAQVKHLVHTGEEPQVDVDSLVCSPPPRLLRQESFSRSNKLLAWCQEQTRGYRAVAVGDLTTSWKSGLALCALIHRHRPHLIDFDSLGESDAEANVRLGFSVAQRELGIAPLMTAEEMCSAEEPDSLSMVMYLSQFYQLLRETLPPGGSLSQSADFRSALLAPASLLSRLGHSPSRKRNPREKKDALWKRRRTSRPCLDELEHDDTAGYHDDQGPEEGFVGGSGRSRVRLMANQLQARLDVNASSCQSPASSDAAQRRLNFVRMYTEGVSSMAEQITNQIQSQEPASPGATAVSAGASGVCFFCSQRVYVMERLSAEGLFFHRSCFQCDHCRTTLRLSSYAWDAAGGRFYCLQHYDRRSGGPVLRKRAALSMSSVSHRTSIGSLQKTSSTDSLHPAAPGGPLLGDRRASVASLTEGAKRARGPPGERIELANYRPLAPSTNGLTPAPPVGAVAKGAEPVSGRKRASGGDVCALTEEEVPEEVPEETLARYNLSLPGARRTVGGSSSESEMDEGKEGERGASWRRLMELHAGTRGGGGGGDDEGDREDDEDEEAEDGEEEEGEVDEEEEDEGDYGSEPESSDEGEYSPWEMERYSGLWLPLVEESEEESAPPVPKTHSTRGGSDITHTHTRDDPHPEPDSTTTTTTTLDLLIPCHIRSFASIGSSPLTLGYSHLTLTPTPTAAASTPERSSGLCSSLLSSSSSSNVTSSSGGSGVGGPPARGSSSSSGVGVDSGPSDTAVATPTASPPPRGRGLDRPGPPLPVFPALALRCGGVRRDPDGSEVGVGGGVASEEAGSALCSSFAASSLELLRQERGARAEREERGMREGGRGGEGADNGHPRAAGETTRRRRRGGAGEGRRPPRVLAPLQGSSLFLHLKSLREAPPPAGGEGPRWAGRGGARALWKALFSGKERKKREGGGSVGGNMAAAARERKEGRSRQATDYQLSGASGWPEESDLACSSVLQHCSLNPKTNKQSLGKGAGPGEREAASSCPTEVVGVAVRTKEPSSLGVTEESLFRPGRGAEEGEEEEEVEARKVEARRAEAALDARLTRRVQRAARRQAKQEQLKRLHKAQIIQRQLEQVEEKQRQLEERGVAVEKALRGEADYWGDSNDNEDLDLHLSGMGNLDSPALMQQWFQLVQQKNAMVRYESELMIFARELELEDRQSRLQQELREQMAVDDHLKGPGELAEERLILEEMLEVVEQRDSLVALLEEQRLQESQEERDLEEVVLNRGAGLRWA, encoded by the exons ATGGGCGACGGGGCCAAGGCCGACCCGGGGAGCCACGACGCCCATGAGCTGTTTGACGAGCTGGTCGGGGCCACCACCTGCAGGGCCACTCTGAGGGCCTTCGGCCTGCTCTGTGACCACCTGGGGGTCCCCGGCGGGGCGGTCCCCGGGGACCCCCGGCAGTGGCCCTTCTACCACACGGTCAAGCACCGGCTGAACTACTGGAAGGCCAACGCACTCTGGGCCAAGCTGGACAAGAGGGCGGCGCTGCCCGAGTACATGACGGGCCGGGCCTGCGCCGGCACCACG TGTGTGGTCATCGGGGCGGGGCCGGTGGGGCTCCGGACGGCGGTGGAGCTGGCCTTCATGGGGGCCcgcgtggtgctggtggagaagAGGGACGCCTTCTCCCGCAACAACGTCCTCCACCTGTGGCCCTTCACCATCCACGACCTGCGCGGCCTGGGGGCCAAGAAGTTCTACGGCAAGTTCTGCGGCGCCTCCATCGACCACATCA GCATCCGTCAGCTGCAGCTGATCCTCCTGAAGGTGGCGCTGTTGTTAGGGGTGGAGGTCCACGTCAACGTGGAGTTCAAACAGCTGGTGGAGCCGCCGGGGAGCCAAGAGCACCACA AGGcaggctggaggctggaggttCATCCCAAGACTCATCCGGTCAGCCAGCTCGATGTGGACGTCGTTATTGGCGCGGACGGACGACGGAACACACTTCCTG GGTTCAAGCGCAAGGAGTTCCGCGGGAAGCTGGCCATCGCCATCACGGCTAACTTCATGAACCGCCACACCACGGCAGAGGCCAAGGTGCAGGAGATCAGTGGCGTGGCCTTCATCTTCAACCAGAGGTTCTTCCAGGAGCTGCGGCAGGAGACCG GCATTGATCTGGAGAACATAGTGTACTACAAGGACGACACGCACTACTTTGTGATGACGGCCAAGAAGCAGAGTCTGCTGGAGAAAGGGGTCATTCTGCAG gaCCACGCGGACACGGAGCTCCTGCTGTCCCGCGGGAACGTGGACCAGAATGCATTGCAGGCGTACGCCCGCGAGGCGGCGGGATTCTCCACGGGCCACCGGCTGCCCAGCCTGGACTTCGCCATGAACCACTACGGCCAGGCGGACGTGGCCATGTTCGACTTCACCTGCATGTACGCCTCGGAGACGGCGGCCATGGTGCGCCGGAGACACGACCGACCCCTGCTGCTCACGCTGGTGGGGGACAGCCTGCTGGag CCCTTCTGGCCCATCGGGACGGGCATCGCCCGCGGCTTCCTGGCCGCTCTGGACTCGACCTGGATGATCCGCAGCTGGGCCCAGGGCACCGCCCCCCTGGAGGCGCTGGCCGCCag GGAGAGTGTGTACCGCCTGCTGCCCCAGACCACTCCGGAGAACATGCACAGGAACATCAGCCAGTACACCGTGGACCCAGCCACGCGCTACCCCAACTACAACCCTCTGCTCATCAGCCCCGCGCAG GTGAAGCACCTGGTCCACACGGGAGAGGAGCCCCAGGTGGATGTGGACTCCCTCGTTTGCTCCCCGCCCCCCAGACTGCTCAGACAAG AGTCCTTCTCCCGCTCCAACAAGCTGCTGGCCTGGTGCCAGGAGCAGACCCGGGGGTACCGGGCCGTTGCCGTGGGCGACCTGACCACCTCCTGGAAGAGCGGGCTGGCGCTGTGCGCCCTGAtccaccgccaccgcccccacctcat TGACTTTGACTCCCTGGGGGAGTCAGACGCGGAGGCCAACGTGCGGCTGGGCTTCAGCGTGGCCCAGCGGGAGTTGGGCATCGCTCCCCTCATGACGGCGGAGGAGATGTGTTCCGCCGAGGAGCCCGACTCCCTCTCCATGGTCATGTACCTCAGCCAGTTCTACCAGCTGCTCCGGGAaacgctgccccctggtg GTTCTTTGTCTCAGAGTGCTGACTTCAGATCTGCTCTCCTGGCCCCCGCTTCCCTCCTGAGCCGGCTGGGCCACAGTCCGTCACGCAAACGCAACCCCAGG GAGAAGAAAGACGCcctgtggaagaggaggaggacgagccgTCCGTGCCTGGACGAATTAGAG CATGACGACACCGCCGGTTACCACGACGACCAGGGCCCAGAGGAAGGGTTTGTGGGCGGGTCCGGGCGATCCAGGGTGCGTCTCATGGCCAATCAGCTGCAGGCCAGACTGGATGTCAACGCCTCCTCCTGCCAAAGTCCCGCCTCCTCGGACGCCGCGCAACGACGACTG AACTTTGTCCGGATGTACACCGAGGGAGTGAGCTCCATGGCCGAGCAGATAACCAATCAGATTCAAAGCCAGGAGCCG GCGTCGCCGGGGGCAACGGCTGTGTCGGCGGGGGCCAGCGGCGTGTGCTTCTTCTGCAGCCAGCGGGTGTACGTGATGGAGCGTCTGAGCGCGGAGGGGCTGTTCTTCCACCGCAGCTGCTTCCAGTGCGACCACTGCCGCACCACCCTGCGCCTGTCCTCCTACGCCTGGGACGCGGCCGGAG GGAGGTTCTACTGTCTGCAGCACTACGACCGACGCAGTGGGGGTCCCGTCCTGAGGAAGAGAGCCGCGCTCAGCATGTCCTCCGTCTCTCACCGGACCTCCAta GGGTCCCTGCAGAAGACCTCCTCCACGGACAGCCTGCACCCCGCGGCCCCTGGGGGGCCCCTACTGGGGGACCGCAGAGCCTCAG TGGCTTCTCTGACCGAGGGGGCCAAGAGGGCGCGGGGCCCCCCCGGTGAGCGCATCGAGCTGGCCAACTACCGGCCCCTGGCCCCCAGCACCAACGGGCTCACGCCGGCGCCGCCGGTGGGAGCGGTGGCGAAGGGGGCGGAGCCTGTGTCGGGGCGTAAGCGCGCGAGCGGCGGGGACGTCTGCGccctgacggaggaggaggtgccggAGGAGGTGCCGGAGGAGACGCTGGCCCGCTACAACCTCAGCCTGCCGGGGGCGAGGAGGACCGTCGGGGGATCCAG CTCTGAGTCGGAGATGGACGAGGGGAAGGAGGGCGAACGAGGGGCGTCATGGCGACGGCTCATGGAGCTCCACGCCgggacgagaggaggaggaggaggaggagacgacgAAGGGGACCGGGAGGACGACGAAGacgaggaggcggaggacggggaggaggaggagggggaggtggacgaagaggaggaggacgaaggggACTACGGCAGCGAGCCGGAGTCCAGTGACG aaGGGGAGTATAGCCCCTGGGAGATGGAGCGGTATTCGGGCCTCTGGCTCCCTCTAGTGGAGGAATCAG aggAGGAGTCGGCTCCTCCTGTTCCCAAGACGCACTCCACTCGgggaggaagtgacatcacgcacactcacacacgggaCGACCCCCACCCGGAACCcgactccaccaccaccaccaccaccaccctggacCTCCTCATCCCGTGTCACATCCGCTCCTTCGCCTCCatcggctcctcccctctcaccctTGGCTACTCCCACCTCACCCTGACGCCGACGCCCACTGCGGCGGCGTCGACCCCCGAGCGCTCCTCGGGCCtttgctcctccctcctctcctcctcctcctcctccaacgtCACCTCCTCCTCGGGGGGGTCCGGGGTCGGTGGCCCCCCCGCgcggggcagcagcagcagctccggcGTGGGCGTCGACAGCGGCCCCAGCGACACCGCCGTCGCCACGCCGACCGCCTCGCCCCCtccccgggggcggggcctagaccgccccggacccccCCTGCCGGTGTTCCCCGCCCTGGCCCTGCGTTGCGGGGGGGTCCGCCGCGACCCCGACGGGAGCGAGGTCGGcgtgggggggggcgtggcctctgaGGAGGCGGGCTccgccctctgctcctccttcgcCGCCTCCTCCCTGGAGCTGCTCCGTCAGGAGAGGGGCGCCCGGGCGGAGCGGGAGGAGcgggggatgagggagggggggcgggggggggagggggcggacaACGGACACCCCCGCGCCGCCGGGgagacgacgaggaggaggaggaggggcggggcgggggaggggcgcCGGCCCCCCAGGGTGCTGGCCCCCCTCCAGGGGAGCTCCCTGTTCCTCCACCTGAAGAGCCTGcgggaggccccgcccccagcggggggggagggcccccggtgggcggggcggggcggggccagggcccTCTGGAAGGCCCTGTTCTccgggaaggagaggaagaagagggagggggggggctctgtgggcgggaacatggccgccgccgcccgggagaggaaggagggccGGTCGAGGCAGGCCACAG ATTACCAGCTGAGTGGAGCGTCAGGATGGCCAGAGGAGTCTGACCTGGCCTGCTCCAGCGTTCTGCAACACTGCTCTCTCAACCCCAAGACCAAC aagcAGTCCCtggggaagggggcggggcctggggagagggaggcggcCTCGTCCTGCCCcacggaggtggtgggggtggcggtgcGCACCAAGGAGCCGTCCAGCCTGGGGGTGACGGAGGAGAGCCTGTTCCGGCCTGGccggggggcggaggagggggaggaggaggaggaggtggaggcgaggaAGGTGGAGGCGCGGCGGGCGGAGGCGGCGCTGGACGCCAGGCTCACCCGGCGGGTGCAGCGGGCGGCGAGGAGGCAGGCCAAGCAGGAGCAGCTGAAGAGGCTCCACAAGGCccag ATCATCCAGAGGCAgctggagcaggtggaggagaagcagaggcaGCTCGAGGAGCGGGGCGTGGCCGTGGAGAAGGCCTTGAGAGGGgaagcag ACTACTGGGGCGACTCCAACGACAACGAGGACCTGGACCTCCACCTCAGCG ggatGGGGAACCTGGACAGCCCAGCCCTGATGCAGCAGTGGTTCCAGCTGGTACAGCAGAAGAACGCCATGGTGCGCTACGAGTCCGAGCTCATGATATT CGCTagagagctggagctggaggacagacagagccGGCTGCAGCAGGAGCTCAGAGAGCAGATGGCTGTGGACG accacctGAAGGGCCCTGGGGAGCTGGCGGAGGAGCGTCTGATCCTGGAGGAgatgctggaggtggtggagcagcGGGACTCCCTGGTGGCGCTGCTGGAGGAGCAGCGGCTTCAGGAGagccaggaggagagggacctggaggaggtggtgctgaaccggggggcggggctgcgCTGGGCCTGA
- the LOC115542658 gene encoding F-actin-monooxygenase MICAL3 isoform X4, with translation MGDGAKADPGSHDAHELFDELVGATTCRATLRAFGLLCDHLGVPGGAVPGDPRQWPFYHTVKHRLNYWKANALWAKLDKRAALPEYMTGRACAGTTCVVIGAGPVGLRTAVELAFMGARVVLVEKRDAFSRNNVLHLWPFTIHDLRGLGAKKFYGKFCGASIDHISIRQLQLILLKVALLLGVEVHVNVEFKQLVEPPGSQEHHKAGWRLEVHPKTHPVSQLDVDVVIGADGRRNTLPGFKRKEFRGKLAIAITANFMNRHTTAEAKVQEISGVAFIFNQRFFQELRQETGIDLENIVYYKDDTHYFVMTAKKQSLLEKGVILQDHADTELLLSRGNVDQNALQAYAREAAGFSTGHRLPSLDFAMNHYGQADVAMFDFTCMYASETAAMVRRRHDRPLLLTLVGDSLLEPFWPIGTGIARGFLAALDSTWMIRSWAQGTAPLEALAARESVYRLLPQTTPENMHRNISQYTVDPATRYPNYNPLLISPAQVKHLVHTGEEPQVDVDSLVCSPPPRLLRQESFSRSNKLLAWCQEQTRGYRAVAVGDLTTSWKSGLALCALIHRHRPHLIDFDSLGESDAEANVRLGFSVAQRELGIAPLMTAEEMCSAEEPDSLSMVMYLSQFYQLLRETLPPGGSLSQSADFRSALLAPASLLSRLGHSPSRKRNPREKKDALWKRRRTSRPCLDELEHDDTAGYHDDQGPEEGFVGGSGRSRVRLMANQLQARLDVNASSCQSPASSDAAQRRLGQCLPSPPYGSEALDSPSLEEAVEDAAKFPGEAWRPKKRTQQQEQMSFRFKEKIKGHTPLPAVGKQNFVRMYTEGVSSMAEQITNQIQSQEPASPGATAVSAGASGVCFFCSQRVYVMERLSAEGLFFHRSCFQCDHCRTTLRLSSYAWDAAGGRFYCLQHYDRRSGGPVLRKRAALSMSSVSHRTSIGSLQKTSSTDSLHPAAPGGPLLGDRRASVASLTEGAKRARGPPGERIELANYRPLAPSTNGLTPAPPVGAVAKGAEPVSGRKRASGGDVCALTEEEVPEEVPEETLARYNLSLPGARRTVGGSSSESEMDEGKEGERGASWRRLMELHAGTRGGGGGGDDEGDREDDEDEEAEDGEEEEGEVDEEEEDEGDYGSEPESSDEGEYSPWEMERYSGLWLPLVEESEEESAPPVPKTHSTRGGSDITHTHTRDDPHPEPDSTTTTTTTLDLLIPCHIRSFASIGSSPLTLGYSHLTLTPTPTAAASTPERSSGLCSSLLSSSSSSNVTSSSGGSGVGGPPARGSSSSSGVGVDSGPSDTAVATPTASPPPRGRGLDRPGPPLPVFPALALRCGGVRRDPDGSEVGVGGGVASEEAGSALCSSFAASSLELLRQERGARAEREERGMREGGRGGEGADNGHPRAAGETTRRRRRGGAGEGRRPPRVLAPLQGSSLFLHLKSLREAPPPAGGEGPRWAGRGGARALWKALFSGKERKKREGGGSVGGNMAAAARERKEGRSRQATDYQLSGASGWPEESDLACSSVLQHCSLNPKTNLRAELSDLASNIQKVTIKEEETESVEPAYVPHALAFKRAYVMKKQSLGKGAGPGEREAASSCPTEVVGVAVRTKEPSSLGVTEESLFRPGRGAEEGEEEEEVEARKVEARRAEAALDARLTRRVQRAARRQAKQEQLKRLHKAQIIQRQLEQVEEKQRQLEERGVAVEKALRGEADYWGDSNDNEDLDLHLSGMGNLDSPALMQQWFQLVQQKNAMVRYESELMIFARELELEDRQSRLQQELREQMAVDDHLKGPGELAEERLILEEMLEVVEQRDSLVALLEEQRLQESQEERDLEEVVLNRGAGLRWA, from the exons ATGGGCGACGGGGCCAAGGCCGACCCGGGGAGCCACGACGCCCATGAGCTGTTTGACGAGCTGGTCGGGGCCACCACCTGCAGGGCCACTCTGAGGGCCTTCGGCCTGCTCTGTGACCACCTGGGGGTCCCCGGCGGGGCGGTCCCCGGGGACCCCCGGCAGTGGCCCTTCTACCACACGGTCAAGCACCGGCTGAACTACTGGAAGGCCAACGCACTCTGGGCCAAGCTGGACAAGAGGGCGGCGCTGCCCGAGTACATGACGGGCCGGGCCTGCGCCGGCACCACG TGTGTGGTCATCGGGGCGGGGCCGGTGGGGCTCCGGACGGCGGTGGAGCTGGCCTTCATGGGGGCCcgcgtggtgctggtggagaagAGGGACGCCTTCTCCCGCAACAACGTCCTCCACCTGTGGCCCTTCACCATCCACGACCTGCGCGGCCTGGGGGCCAAGAAGTTCTACGGCAAGTTCTGCGGCGCCTCCATCGACCACATCA GCATCCGTCAGCTGCAGCTGATCCTCCTGAAGGTGGCGCTGTTGTTAGGGGTGGAGGTCCACGTCAACGTGGAGTTCAAACAGCTGGTGGAGCCGCCGGGGAGCCAAGAGCACCACA AGGcaggctggaggctggaggttCATCCCAAGACTCATCCGGTCAGCCAGCTCGATGTGGACGTCGTTATTGGCGCGGACGGACGACGGAACACACTTCCTG GGTTCAAGCGCAAGGAGTTCCGCGGGAAGCTGGCCATCGCCATCACGGCTAACTTCATGAACCGCCACACCACGGCAGAGGCCAAGGTGCAGGAGATCAGTGGCGTGGCCTTCATCTTCAACCAGAGGTTCTTCCAGGAGCTGCGGCAGGAGACCG GCATTGATCTGGAGAACATAGTGTACTACAAGGACGACACGCACTACTTTGTGATGACGGCCAAGAAGCAGAGTCTGCTGGAGAAAGGGGTCATTCTGCAG gaCCACGCGGACACGGAGCTCCTGCTGTCCCGCGGGAACGTGGACCAGAATGCATTGCAGGCGTACGCCCGCGAGGCGGCGGGATTCTCCACGGGCCACCGGCTGCCCAGCCTGGACTTCGCCATGAACCACTACGGCCAGGCGGACGTGGCCATGTTCGACTTCACCTGCATGTACGCCTCGGAGACGGCGGCCATGGTGCGCCGGAGACACGACCGACCCCTGCTGCTCACGCTGGTGGGGGACAGCCTGCTGGag CCCTTCTGGCCCATCGGGACGGGCATCGCCCGCGGCTTCCTGGCCGCTCTGGACTCGACCTGGATGATCCGCAGCTGGGCCCAGGGCACCGCCCCCCTGGAGGCGCTGGCCGCCag GGAGAGTGTGTACCGCCTGCTGCCCCAGACCACTCCGGAGAACATGCACAGGAACATCAGCCAGTACACCGTGGACCCAGCCACGCGCTACCCCAACTACAACCCTCTGCTCATCAGCCCCGCGCAG GTGAAGCACCTGGTCCACACGGGAGAGGAGCCCCAGGTGGATGTGGACTCCCTCGTTTGCTCCCCGCCCCCCAGACTGCTCAGACAAG AGTCCTTCTCCCGCTCCAACAAGCTGCTGGCCTGGTGCCAGGAGCAGACCCGGGGGTACCGGGCCGTTGCCGTGGGCGACCTGACCACCTCCTGGAAGAGCGGGCTGGCGCTGTGCGCCCTGAtccaccgccaccgcccccacctcat TGACTTTGACTCCCTGGGGGAGTCAGACGCGGAGGCCAACGTGCGGCTGGGCTTCAGCGTGGCCCAGCGGGAGTTGGGCATCGCTCCCCTCATGACGGCGGAGGAGATGTGTTCCGCCGAGGAGCCCGACTCCCTCTCCATGGTCATGTACCTCAGCCAGTTCTACCAGCTGCTCCGGGAaacgctgccccctggtg GTTCTTTGTCTCAGAGTGCTGACTTCAGATCTGCTCTCCTGGCCCCCGCTTCCCTCCTGAGCCGGCTGGGCCACAGTCCGTCACGCAAACGCAACCCCAGG GAGAAGAAAGACGCcctgtggaagaggaggaggacgagccgTCCGTGCCTGGACGAATTAGAG CATGACGACACCGCCGGTTACCACGACGACCAGGGCCCAGAGGAAGGGTTTGTGGGCGGGTCCGGGCGATCCAGGGTGCGTCTCATGGCCAATCAGCTGCAGGCCAGACTGGATGTCAACGCCTCCTCCTGCCAAAGTCCCGCCTCCTCGGACGCCGCGCAACGACGACTG GGGCAGTGCCTCCCCAGCCCGCCCTATGGCTCAGAGGCCCTCGACTCCCCGTCTCTGGAAGAGGCGGTGGAGGACGCCGCCAAGTTCCCCGGGGAGGCCTGGAGGCCG AAAAAACGCACGCAGCAACAGGAGCAGATGAGCTTTCGGTTCAAAGAGAAGATCAAGGGTCACACTCCGTTACCTGCTGTTGGAAAGCAG AACTTTGTCCGGATGTACACCGAGGGAGTGAGCTCCATGGCCGAGCAGATAACCAATCAGATTCAAAGCCAGGAGCCG GCGTCGCCGGGGGCAACGGCTGTGTCGGCGGGGGCCAGCGGCGTGTGCTTCTTCTGCAGCCAGCGGGTGTACGTGATGGAGCGTCTGAGCGCGGAGGGGCTGTTCTTCCACCGCAGCTGCTTCCAGTGCGACCACTGCCGCACCACCCTGCGCCTGTCCTCCTACGCCTGGGACGCGGCCGGAG GGAGGTTCTACTGTCTGCAGCACTACGACCGACGCAGTGGGGGTCCCGTCCTGAGGAAGAGAGCCGCGCTCAGCATGTCCTCCGTCTCTCACCGGACCTCCAta GGGTCCCTGCAGAAGACCTCCTCCACGGACAGCCTGCACCCCGCGGCCCCTGGGGGGCCCCTACTGGGGGACCGCAGAGCCTCAG TGGCTTCTCTGACCGAGGGGGCCAAGAGGGCGCGGGGCCCCCCCGGTGAGCGCATCGAGCTGGCCAACTACCGGCCCCTGGCCCCCAGCACCAACGGGCTCACGCCGGCGCCGCCGGTGGGAGCGGTGGCGAAGGGGGCGGAGCCTGTGTCGGGGCGTAAGCGCGCGAGCGGCGGGGACGTCTGCGccctgacggaggaggaggtgccggAGGAGGTGCCGGAGGAGACGCTGGCCCGCTACAACCTCAGCCTGCCGGGGGCGAGGAGGACCGTCGGGGGATCCAG CTCTGAGTCGGAGATGGACGAGGGGAAGGAGGGCGAACGAGGGGCGTCATGGCGACGGCTCATGGAGCTCCACGCCgggacgagaggaggaggaggaggaggagacgacgAAGGGGACCGGGAGGACGACGAAGacgaggaggcggaggacggggaggaggaggagggggaggtggacgaagaggaggaggacgaaggggACTACGGCAGCGAGCCGGAGTCCAGTGACG aaGGGGAGTATAGCCCCTGGGAGATGGAGCGGTATTCGGGCCTCTGGCTCCCTCTAGTGGAGGAATCAG aggAGGAGTCGGCTCCTCCTGTTCCCAAGACGCACTCCACTCGgggaggaagtgacatcacgcacactcacacacgggaCGACCCCCACCCGGAACCcgactccaccaccaccaccaccaccaccctggacCTCCTCATCCCGTGTCACATCCGCTCCTTCGCCTCCatcggctcctcccctctcaccctTGGCTACTCCCACCTCACCCTGACGCCGACGCCCACTGCGGCGGCGTCGACCCCCGAGCGCTCCTCGGGCCtttgctcctccctcctctcctcctcctcctcctccaacgtCACCTCCTCCTCGGGGGGGTCCGGGGTCGGTGGCCCCCCCGCgcggggcagcagcagcagctccggcGTGGGCGTCGACAGCGGCCCCAGCGACACCGCCGTCGCCACGCCGACCGCCTCGCCCCCtccccgggggcggggcctagaccgccccggacccccCCTGCCGGTGTTCCCCGCCCTGGCCCTGCGTTGCGGGGGGGTCCGCCGCGACCCCGACGGGAGCGAGGTCGGcgtgggggggggcgtggcctctgaGGAGGCGGGCTccgccctctgctcctccttcgcCGCCTCCTCCCTGGAGCTGCTCCGTCAGGAGAGGGGCGCCCGGGCGGAGCGGGAGGAGcgggggatgagggagggggggcgggggggggagggggcggacaACGGACACCCCCGCGCCGCCGGGgagacgacgaggaggaggaggaggggcggggcgggggaggggcgcCGGCCCCCCAGGGTGCTGGCCCCCCTCCAGGGGAGCTCCCTGTTCCTCCACCTGAAGAGCCTGcgggaggccccgcccccagcggggggggagggcccccggtgggcggggcggggcggggccagggcccTCTGGAAGGCCCTGTTCTccgggaaggagaggaagaagagggagggggggggctctgtgggcgggaacatggccgccgccgcccgggagaggaaggagggccGGTCGAGGCAGGCCACAG ATTACCAGCTGAGTGGAGCGTCAGGATGGCCAGAGGAGTCTGACCTGGCCTGCTCCAGCGTTCTGCAACACTGCTCTCTCAACCCCAAGACCAAC CTGCGTGCGGAACTCTCTGACCTCGCTTCGAATATTCAGAAGGTCACgataaaggaggaggagacggagtcAGTGGAG CCCGCCTACGTGCCTCATGCGCTGGCCTTCAAGCGAGCGTACGTCATGAAG aagcAGTCCCtggggaagggggcggggcctggggagagggaggcggcCTCGTCCTGCCCcacggaggtggtgggggtggcggtgcGCACCAAGGAGCCGTCCAGCCTGGGGGTGACGGAGGAGAGCCTGTTCCGGCCTGGccggggggcggaggagggggaggaggaggaggaggtggaggcgaggaAGGTGGAGGCGCGGCGGGCGGAGGCGGCGCTGGACGCCAGGCTCACCCGGCGGGTGCAGCGGGCGGCGAGGAGGCAGGCCAAGCAGGAGCAGCTGAAGAGGCTCCACAAGGCccag ATCATCCAGAGGCAgctggagcaggtggaggagaagcagaggcaGCTCGAGGAGCGGGGCGTGGCCGTGGAGAAGGCCTTGAGAGGGgaagcag ACTACTGGGGCGACTCCAACGACAACGAGGACCTGGACCTCCACCTCAGCG ggatGGGGAACCTGGACAGCCCAGCCCTGATGCAGCAGTGGTTCCAGCTGGTACAGCAGAAGAACGCCATGGTGCGCTACGAGTCCGAGCTCATGATATT CGCTagagagctggagctggaggacagacagagccGGCTGCAGCAGGAGCTCAGAGAGCAGATGGCTGTGGACG accacctGAAGGGCCCTGGGGAGCTGGCGGAGGAGCGTCTGATCCTGGAGGAgatgctggaggtggtggagcagcGGGACTCCCTGGTGGCGCTGCTGGAGGAGCAGCGGCTTCAGGAGagccaggaggagagggacctggaggaggtggtgctgaaccggggggcggggctgcgCTGGGCCTGA